A window of Chitinophaga sp. MM2321 contains these coding sequences:
- a CDS encoding ABC transporter ATP-binding protein: MHSTRVEIQDMEVTFQTNNTITTAVNHLSLSIGKGEIVGVVGESGSGKSVTALSLMRLVQAPGKIANGKIMWHTTAAAPVNLLQLTDAGMRAYRGNEIAMIFQEPMTSLNPLHTCGAQVIEVIRLHKHISRKAARIQAITLFEKVKLPDPATIMDRYPHELSGGQKQRVMIAMAISCSPRLLIADEPTTALDVTVQKTILALLKELQQQMDMSVLFITHDLGVVAEIAERVVVMYKGAIVEEGKVQEVFLRPQHPYTKGLLACRPPLDKRLIRLPVTRDFMETDSQGQIYEKAGAINELVNTLVVSDAALRARQQALAVAEPLLEVHHLQTWFPVKRSFTGKVLKWAKAVDDVSFSVVTGETLGLVGESGCGKTTLGRSLLRLIEPTGGSIVYKGRELRSLSPGEMKGLRKDMQLIFQDPYASLNPRQAVGAAILEPMQVHGLYGNERAQKEKVLELLEKVNLQPAHFDRYPHEFSGGQRQRIVIARALAVNPSFIICDESVAALDVSIQAQVLNLLIRLREEFGFSCIFISHDLSVVRFISDRMMVMQQGRIVETGQADDVYNHPQHAYTQQLIAAIPKGM; encoded by the coding sequence ATGCATTCCACGCGGGTAGAGATACAGGACATGGAAGTGACCTTCCAGACCAATAACACCATCACAACGGCTGTAAATCATCTTTCCCTTTCTATCGGAAAGGGGGAAATTGTTGGCGTTGTGGGAGAATCCGGTTCAGGGAAATCTGTTACCGCGCTCTCGCTGATGCGCCTGGTGCAGGCGCCGGGAAAAATTGCCAATGGCAAAATCATGTGGCATACTACCGCCGCTGCGCCGGTAAACCTGCTCCAACTCACTGATGCCGGCATGCGCGCTTATCGTGGCAATGAAATAGCCATGATTTTTCAGGAGCCCATGACCTCCCTCAATCCCCTGCATACCTGCGGTGCACAGGTAATAGAAGTGATCCGTCTGCATAAGCATATCTCCCGGAAAGCCGCCCGTATACAAGCCATCACATTATTTGAAAAAGTAAAATTACCTGATCCTGCTACGATCATGGATCGTTATCCACATGAATTATCGGGTGGTCAGAAGCAACGGGTGATGATTGCCATGGCAATTTCCTGCAGTCCGCGGCTGCTTATCGCCGACGAACCTACTACTGCACTGGATGTAACCGTACAAAAAACAATACTGGCGCTGTTGAAAGAACTGCAACAGCAAATGGATATGAGTGTGTTGTTTATTACACACGACCTGGGCGTGGTGGCTGAAATCGCCGAAAGGGTGGTCGTGATGTATAAGGGTGCTATTGTGGAAGAAGGTAAGGTGCAGGAGGTGTTCCTCCGTCCGCAGCACCCTTACACCAAAGGGTTGCTGGCATGCCGGCCCCCGCTGGATAAACGTTTGATAAGACTTCCTGTGACCCGTGATTTTATGGAGACAGACTCACAGGGACAGATATACGAAAAGGCCGGTGCCATCAATGAGCTGGTCAATACGCTGGTGGTCAGTGATGCCGCGTTGCGTGCCCGTCAGCAGGCTCTGGCTGTGGCCGAACCATTGCTGGAAGTACATCATTTGCAGACCTGGTTTCCGGTGAAGAGAAGTTTTACCGGCAAAGTATTGAAGTGGGCCAAAGCAGTGGATGACGTCAGTTTTTCAGTGGTAACCGGTGAAACATTGGGGCTGGTAGGGGAGTCGGGCTGTGGTAAAACTACGCTTGGCCGTTCTTTATTGCGGCTGATAGAACCAACCGGTGGAAGTATTGTTTATAAGGGACGGGAATTGCGGAGTTTATCACCCGGTGAAATGAAGGGGTTACGAAAAGATATGCAGCTTATTTTCCAGGACCCGTATGCCTCCCTGAATCCACGACAGGCAGTAGGAGCGGCTATCCTGGAGCCCATGCAGGTACATGGGCTGTATGGTAATGAGCGGGCACAAAAGGAAAAAGTGCTGGAGTTGCTGGAGAAGGTAAACCTGCAACCAGCACATTTCGACCGGTATCCGCATGAGTTTTCCGGCGGACAGCGGCAACGGATCGTTATTGCAAGGGCACTGGCCGTGAATCCTTCTTTTATTATCTGTGATGAATCAGTGGCGGCACTGGATGTGAGTATCCAGGCACAGGTGCTGAATCTCCTGATCCGCTTGCGGGAGGAGTTTGGGTTCAGTTGTATCTTTATTTCACATGATCTGTCGGTGGTGCGCTTTATCAGCGACCGGATGATGGTGATGCAGCAGGGGCGTATCGTGGAAACGGGGCAGGCTGATGATGTTTACAACCATCCGCAGCATGCCTACACGCAACAGTTGATTGCAGCTATTCCGAAGGGAATGTAA
- a CDS encoding fumarylacetoacetate hydrolase family protein has translation MKIICVGRNYADHAKELKNEVPSEPVLFMKPKNALLQNSHPFYYPEFTKNLHYECELVLRVSKNGKHIQEKFADKYYDQMSVGIDFTARDLQDQQKAKGLPWEIAKAFDNSAVVGNFMPITPDIDKKDINFCLYKNKTLAQQGNTKDLLFSFDFLVAYISRFFTLNIGDLIFTGTPAGVGPTEIGDAFEAFIENDSLLEFSVK, from the coding sequence ATGAAAATTATTTGCGTAGGTAGGAACTATGCCGACCATGCCAAAGAGTTAAAAAATGAAGTGCCGTCCGAACCCGTGTTGTTCATGAAACCCAAGAATGCATTACTTCAGAATAGCCATCCTTTTTACTACCCGGAGTTTACCAAAAATCTGCATTATGAATGTGAACTGGTACTGCGTGTGAGCAAAAACGGGAAACATATTCAGGAGAAATTTGCAGATAAATATTATGACCAGATGTCTGTAGGGATAGACTTTACAGCGCGTGACCTGCAGGATCAACAAAAAGCAAAAGGACTTCCCTGGGAAATAGCCAAAGCGTTTGATAACTCGGCGGTAGTAGGCAATTTTATGCCGATTACACCAGACATAGATAAGAAAGATATTAACTTCTGCCTCTATAAAAATAAAACACTGGCGCAACAGGGCAATACCAAAGACCTGCTGTTTTCTTTTGACTTCCTGGTTGCTTATATTTCCCGCTTTTTTACCCTCAACATCGGAGATCTTATTTTTACGGGAACGCCTGCTGGCGTTGGTCCTACTGAAATAGGAGACGCTTTTGAAGCATTTATAGAAAATGATAGCCTGCTGGAATTCTCCGTCAAATAA
- a CDS encoding ribose-phosphate pyrophosphokinase — MQPSVKIFTGNSNPALAEKIAKRYGNGLNSLGKLKIQKFSDGEFQPVFLESIRGDYVFLVQCTNAPSDNLMELLLMIDAAKRASAGYITAVIPYFGYARQDRKDRPRVAIGSKLVANLLTSAGANRVITMDLHAPQIQGFFDIPVDHLDSSAIFIPYIENLKLENLTFASPDVGSTNRVREVASYFNAEMVICDKHRKRANEIASMVVIGDVKDRNIVLIDDICDTAGTLSKAANLLKEKGAKTVRAFCTHPVFSGKAYENIENSVLEEIVVCDTIPIKAESSKIKVISVAELFAVAIRNMHENKSITSLFIHSQRRQD, encoded by the coding sequence ATGCAACCTTCAGTAAAAATCTTCACAGGCAACAGTAATCCAGCATTGGCCGAGAAAATTGCCAAGAGATATGGCAATGGGCTCAATAGTCTTGGTAAATTAAAGATCCAAAAGTTCAGTGATGGCGAGTTTCAGCCCGTTTTCCTGGAAAGTATCCGTGGTGACTATGTTTTTCTTGTCCAGTGTACGAATGCGCCTTCAGACAATCTGATGGAGCTGTTGCTGATGATTGACGCGGCAAAGCGTGCATCGGCAGGGTATATCACGGCTGTGATCCCTTATTTCGGGTATGCACGGCAGGATAGAAAAGATAGGCCCCGTGTGGCCATCGGCTCCAAACTGGTAGCAAACCTGCTCACGTCAGCAGGTGCTAACAGGGTGATTACGATGGACTTACACGCACCGCAGATCCAGGGATTCTTTGATATTCCCGTAGATCACCTGGATAGTTCAGCTATTTTTATTCCTTATATAGAGAATTTAAAGCTGGAAAATCTTACCTTTGCGTCCCCTGACGTAGGTAGCACTAACCGTGTGCGCGAAGTAGCGTCCTACTTTAATGCTGAAATGGTGATTTGCGACAAACATCGCAAACGCGCCAATGAAATAGCATCAATGGTAGTGATCGGTGATGTGAAAGACAGGAACATTGTGCTCATTGACGATATTTGCGATACTGCCGGCACGCTGTCCAAAGCAGCGAATCTCTTAAAAGAGAAAGGCGCCAAAACCGTTCGTGCTTTTTGTACGCATCCCGTTTTCAGCGGTAAAGCATACGAAAATATAGAGAACTCGGTGCTGGAAGAGATAGTGGTATGTGATACCATTCCTATCAAAGCTGAAAGTTCAAAAATTAAAGTGATTTCTGTAGCAGAGCTTTTTGCTGTGGCCATCCGCAATATGCACGAGAACAAATCCATTACCAGCCTGTTCATTCATAGTCAGCGCCGGCAGGATTAA
- a CDS encoding 50S ribosomal protein L25, with translation MKTITIEGQLRSEFGKKATRQIRSEEKVPCVIYGGAETVNFSAPAKAFKTLVYTPAFQIAEIKLGAKTYRCVLKDMQFDVVTDALAHIDFMELVEDKTVSVTLPIKLVGSSVGVKAGGKLVSKLKALKVKALPKFLVETIEVNIDNLELNENIRVEDVKVEGIEITNSPRIPIASVVMTRQLRQEEATAEKDTKKK, from the coding sequence ATGAAAACAATAACCATCGAAGGACAACTCAGGAGCGAATTCGGCAAAAAAGCCACCCGCCAGATCCGTTCTGAGGAAAAAGTGCCTTGCGTTATTTATGGGGGTGCAGAAACTGTTAACTTTTCAGCTCCTGCAAAAGCATTCAAAACCCTGGTGTACACACCTGCATTCCAGATCGCAGAAATTAAACTGGGTGCTAAAACCTACAGATGCGTATTGAAAGATATGCAGTTTGATGTAGTGACGGATGCACTGGCTCACATCGATTTCATGGAGCTGGTAGAAGACAAAACGGTATCAGTTACCCTGCCTATCAAACTGGTAGGTTCTTCCGTAGGTGTTAAAGCCGGTGGTAAACTGGTTAGCAAACTGAAAGCACTGAAAGTAAAAGCATTACCTAAGTTCCTGGTAGAAACGATCGAAGTAAACATCGATAACCTGGAACTGAACGAAAACATCCGCGTTGAAGACGTGAAAGTAGAAGGTATCGAAATTACCAACTCTCCACGTATTCCTATCGCTTCTGTGGTAATGACCCGTCAGCTGCGTCAGGAAGAAGCAACTGCTGAAAAAGACACTAAAAAGAAATAA
- a CDS encoding type I restriction enzyme HsdR N-terminal domain-containing protein: MFTILNNMIPIFATLLNVCVLITINFPPPDFKITREGDKQLIFDRYRKKYIVLTPEEWVRQNFLNYLVHTLSYPQALIGVEKEIYLGEMKKRFDIIIYNRNMQPWMLVECKEMKVPLTEATMQQVIRYNMVIPATYLVITNGIHTFCGNYEAREKQWRFLEELPPYNI, encoded by the coding sequence TTGTTCACTATTCTCAATAATATGATCCCTATCTTCGCAACACTATTAAACGTTTGCGTATTGATTACTATTAACTTTCCGCCACCCGATTTTAAAATTACCAGAGAAGGTGATAAGCAGCTGATCTTTGACCGCTACCGGAAAAAGTATATAGTACTTACCCCGGAAGAGTGGGTAAGACAAAATTTTCTCAACTATCTCGTTCATACATTATCGTATCCGCAGGCATTGATAGGGGTAGAAAAAGAAATTTACTTAGGGGAGATGAAAAAGCGGTTTGATATTATCATCTACAATCGCAATATGCAGCCCTGGATGCTGGTAGAATGCAAAGAAATGAAGGTGCCTCTCACTGAGGCAACCATGCAGCAGGTAATACGCTACAATATGGTAATACCGGCCACCTACCTGGTCATTACAAATGGCATCCATACCTTTTGCGGCAACTACGAAGCCAGGGAAAAACAGTGGCGGTTTCTGGAGGAGTTACCACCGTATAATATTTAG
- a CDS encoding Gfo/Idh/MocA family oxidoreductase → MLKIGIFGVGHLGKIHLSQLTTMKDVEVVGFYDPSNANAESIAEQYHIPRFTLAEELIQLVDAIDIVAPTTMHYKLCELAIRNGKHIFVEKPMTNTMEEAKTLVKLVDEANIKFQVGHVERFNPAFLALKGYDLKPMFIEVHRLAEFNPRGTDVSVILDLMIHDIDIVLSIVKSTVSRISASGVAVMSDTPDIANVRIEFHNGCVANLTSSRISLKKMRKMRLFQKDAYIGIDFLDKKSEIIKLKTPEDEGLFTLDIETNSGKKTIAIDNPQVKQSNAIRMELEMFRDSILENKPVAVNAIDGLQALDVAHQILQKINKGLSETAKSF, encoded by the coding sequence ATGCTCAAAATAGGAATCTTCGGGGTAGGACATTTAGGCAAAATACATCTCTCTCAACTGACAACCATGAAGGATGTGGAAGTTGTAGGCTTTTATGACCCCAGCAATGCCAATGCAGAGAGCATTGCAGAGCAGTATCACATTCCCCGTTTTACCCTGGCGGAAGAGCTGATACAGCTGGTAGACGCCATTGATATTGTTGCTCCCACCACGATGCATTACAAATTGTGTGAACTGGCCATCCGCAACGGCAAACATATTTTTGTAGAGAAACCGATGACCAATACCATGGAAGAAGCGAAAACACTGGTAAAACTGGTGGATGAAGCGAATATCAAATTCCAGGTAGGACATGTAGAACGCTTTAATCCCGCTTTCCTGGCACTCAAAGGATATGACCTGAAACCCATGTTCATTGAAGTACATCGCCTGGCGGAATTCAATCCCCGCGGTACCGATGTCAGTGTGATCCTGGATCTCATGATCCATGATATAGACATCGTACTCAGCATCGTAAAATCTACCGTAAGCCGTATCTCTGCCAGCGGCGTCGCTGTAATGAGTGATACGCCCGACATTGCCAACGTACGCATAGAATTTCATAATGGCTGTGTTGCCAACCTCACTTCCAGCCGGATATCCCTCAAGAAAATGCGCAAAATGCGCCTGTTCCAGAAAGATGCCTACATCGGCATCGATTTTCTTGACAAAAAATCAGAGATCATCAAATTAAAAACACCCGAAGACGAAGGGCTGTTTACATTGGATATCGAAACCAACAGCGGCAAAAAAACTATCGCCATCGATAACCCACAGGTGAAACAATCCAATGCCATCCGCATGGAACTGGAAATGTTCCGCGACAGCATCCTGGAAAATAAACCAGTAGCCGTAAACGCTATCGATGGCCTCCAGGCACTGGATGTAGCGCACCAGATCCTTCAGAAAATCAATAAAGGCCTCAGCGAAACAGCAAAATCATTTTGA
- the radC gene encoding DNA repair protein RadC, with translation MFVTVTPPTHLAIRKWPDSEKPREKLVSKGPSALNDAELLAILLNTGHKRKSALDLAKEILLLANNNLSQLGKINLTQLRKLRGMGSAKAVTIMAAMELARRRQAGTIDKKTVIHNGSDAALFFKPMLADQYFETFYVMFLNNANKVLHYRCISSGGMTSTVVDTKIIFREALEAHATKLLLCHNHPSGSLRPSQADIRITHKIKELGQLFDIDVLDHIIVSETGYYSLVEEGVI, from the coding sequence ATGTTTGTTACTGTTACCCCACCCACACACCTGGCCATCCGTAAATGGCCGGATAGCGAAAAACCCAGGGAAAAGCTCGTCAGTAAAGGCCCTTCCGCATTAAACGATGCAGAACTGCTGGCCATATTACTTAATACCGGCCATAAGCGGAAATCCGCCCTGGACCTGGCAAAAGAGATCCTGCTCCTGGCCAACAACAACCTCTCACAACTAGGTAAAATTAATCTCACACAACTCCGGAAGCTCAGAGGCATGGGCAGCGCAAAAGCCGTCACCATCATGGCCGCTATGGAACTGGCCCGGCGAAGACAGGCAGGCACCATCGACAAAAAAACAGTGATCCACAACGGATCAGATGCCGCTCTGTTCTTCAAACCCATGCTCGCAGATCAATATTTCGAAACATTCTATGTAATGTTCCTCAATAACGCCAATAAAGTACTCCATTACCGCTGTATCAGCAGCGGCGGCATGACCAGCACCGTAGTAGATACCAAAATCATCTTCCGGGAAGCACTCGAAGCACACGCTACCAAACTACTGCTCTGCCACAATCACCCCTCCGGTAGCCTACGCCCCAGCCAGGCAGATATCCGCATCACTCATAAAATAAAAGAACTGGGACAACTATTTGATATTGACGTACTTGACCACATCATCGTTTCAGAAACCGGCTATTATAGCCTCGTGGAAGAAGGGGTTATATAA
- a CDS encoding AMP nucleosidase — translation MKTKEEIVANWLPRYTGEKLNQFGSHILLTNFSNYVTMFAEWNEVPVVGIGKPMQCATAGDITIINFGMGSPGAATVMDLLSAISPKAVLFLGKCGGIKKKNNIGDLILPIAAIRGEGTSNDYFPPEVPALPAFALQKAISTTIRDSGYDYWTGTCYTTNRRVWEHDGVFKQYLESIRAMAVDMETATIFSVGFYNKIPTGALLLVSDQPMVPEGVKTEESDRKVTTKFVERHLKVGIDSLQKLIDSHMTVKHLRF, via the coding sequence ATGAAGACAAAAGAAGAAATTGTAGCTAATTGGCTCCCCCGCTACACTGGTGAAAAGCTGAATCAATTTGGTTCACACATCCTCCTCACCAATTTCAGTAACTACGTAACAATGTTTGCAGAATGGAATGAGGTGCCGGTTGTTGGTATCGGCAAACCTATGCAATGCGCCACTGCCGGAGATATTACCATCATTAATTTTGGTATGGGTAGTCCGGGTGCAGCTACTGTTATGGATCTGCTCAGTGCTATCTCTCCCAAAGCGGTATTATTCCTGGGAAAATGCGGCGGTATTAAAAAGAAGAATAACATCGGTGACCTGATCCTGCCTATTGCGGCGATCCGCGGAGAAGGTACCTCCAATGATTATTTCCCTCCGGAAGTGCCTGCACTGCCGGCTTTCGCCTTACAAAAAGCAATTTCCACCACTATCCGCGATTCCGGTTACGATTACTGGACAGGCACCTGCTATACTACCAACCGCCGGGTATGGGAGCATGACGGCGTATTCAAACAATACCTGGAAAGTATCAGGGCGATGGCCGTGGATATGGAAACCGCTACCATCTTTTCGGTGGGCTTCTATAATAAAATCCCGACGGGTGCACTGCTGCTCGTTTCTGATCAGCCCATGGTACCGGAAGGTGTGAAAACAGAAGAAAGCGACCGGAAAGTGACGACCAAATTTGTAGAACGCCACCTGAAAGTAGGTATTGATTCCCTGCAAAAGCTGATTGACAGCCACATGACGGTGAAGCATCTGCGTTTTTAG
- the queA gene encoding tRNA preQ1(34) S-adenosylmethionine ribosyltransferase-isomerase QueA, producing the protein MKLSQFKFDLPLNLIAQHPTKTRDESRLMVVNRATGKIEHKVFKDILGYFNDKDVMIVNNTKVFPARLYGRKEKTGAKIEVFLLRELNKQNRLWDVIVDPARKIRVGNKLYFGDDESLVAEVIDNTTSRGRTIRFLFEGNDEEFKQVLDTLGETPLPKYIKRKPEDEDKERYQTVYAKYEGAVAAPTAGLHFSRELIKRLEIKGVKFAEVTLHTGLGTFRPIEVEDLSKHKMDAEYFHIEEHAVKTVNKAKEENRRICAIGTTSVRAVESSVTAQNLLKAAEGWTNTFIHPPYDFSIPNALVTNFHLPKTSLLIMTCAFAGYDLIMDAYQQAIKEKYRFFSYGDAMLII; encoded by the coding sequence ATGAAACTATCACAGTTCAAATTCGATCTTCCTTTAAATCTGATCGCACAGCACCCTACCAAGACAAGAGATGAATCACGTTTAATGGTGGTAAATCGCGCTACTGGTAAAATTGAGCACAAAGTATTCAAAGACATCCTGGGTTATTTCAACGATAAGGATGTAATGATTGTGAACAATACCAAGGTATTTCCGGCAAGGTTGTATGGTCGTAAAGAAAAAACGGGAGCAAAAATTGAGGTATTCCTGTTGCGTGAGCTGAACAAGCAAAACCGCCTGTGGGATGTAATTGTAGACCCGGCGCGTAAGATCCGCGTGGGCAATAAATTGTATTTTGGTGACGATGAGTCACTGGTAGCAGAGGTGATTGATAACACCACTTCAAGAGGCCGCACAATCCGTTTCTTATTCGAAGGCAATGATGAGGAATTCAAACAGGTATTGGATACACTGGGTGAAACACCGCTGCCTAAGTATATCAAACGTAAACCGGAAGATGAAGATAAGGAACGTTATCAGACCGTGTATGCCAAGTACGAAGGCGCTGTTGCTGCCCCTACTGCGGGTTTGCACTTTAGCCGTGAGCTCATCAAAAGACTGGAAATCAAAGGTGTCAAGTTTGCAGAAGTAACGCTGCACACTGGTTTAGGTACTTTCCGCCCTATCGAGGTAGAAGACCTGAGCAAGCACAAAATGGATGCAGAGTATTTTCACATTGAAGAACATGCTGTAAAAACGGTGAATAAAGCGAAAGAAGAAAACCGCAGGATCTGCGCTATCGGTACTACTTCGGTACGTGCTGTAGAATCTTCCGTAACTGCACAGAACCTTTTGAAGGCTGCTGAAGGATGGACGAATACATTCATTCACCCACCTTACGATTTTTCTATTCCAAATGCACTGGTAACCAATTTCCACCTGCCTAAAACCAGCTTACTGATCATGACCTGTGCTTTTGCAGGATACGATCTGATCATGGATGCTTACCAGCAGGCAATCAAGGAGAAATACCGTTTCTTCAGCTATGGCGATGCCATGCTGATTATCTGA
- a CDS encoding MarR family transcriptional regulator: protein MTDTFVSNPSFFKLDATLKKLRNYWQKMFDAQQMDITVDQWLLIENLYKHKKTTHNELARNTSKDITTISRIIELLVKKGLVRREADTYDRRKVYLQLTPDGIEKYKVAKPLVHDMRKIGWKTLSESDYVELTRILDTIYENIP from the coding sequence ATGACTGATACTTTCGTCAGTAATCCCTCTTTTTTTAAGTTGGATGCTACTTTAAAAAAACTGCGCAATTACTGGCAAAAAATGTTTGACGCCCAACAGATGGACATCACAGTAGACCAATGGCTGCTGATAGAAAACCTGTACAAACACAAAAAAACCACGCATAACGAGCTGGCCCGTAACACCTCCAAGGATATCACCACCATTTCCCGGATCATTGAACTGCTTGTAAAAAAAGGATTGGTAAGGCGGGAAGCCGATACTTATGACCGTCGCAAAGTATACCTGCAACTCACCCCGGATGGGATAGAAAAGTATAAAGTAGCCAAACCACTGGTGCATGACATGCGTAAAATAGGCTGGAAAACGCTCTCCGAATCGGATTACGTGGAACTGACAAGAATCCTGGATACGATTTATGAAAATATCCCCTGA
- the pth gene encoding aminoacyl-tRNA hydrolase produces MKYLIAGLGNIGEEYKHTRHNIGFDVADAFVAKHNATFTNDRLADVAECKWKGKVFIVIKPTTYVNLSGRALKYWMDKEKIPVENILVIVDELALPLDVLRLRPGGSDAGHNGLKSIQESLGTNQYPRLRFGIGNNFPKGRQVEFVLGKWKNTEVPVVQEKIDKCTEIIESFASIGLSRTMNDCNKLTFPSVK; encoded by the coding sequence ATGAAATATTTAATAGCAGGGTTAGGTAATATTGGGGAGGAATACAAGCATACCCGCCACAACATCGGGTTTGATGTGGCAGATGCCTTTGTAGCCAAACACAATGCAACCTTTACAAACGACCGGCTGGCAGATGTGGCGGAATGCAAATGGAAAGGAAAAGTGTTCATCGTGATCAAGCCTACCACCTATGTGAACCTGAGTGGCAGGGCACTCAAATACTGGATGGACAAAGAAAAAATACCTGTTGAAAATATACTGGTGATTGTGGATGAACTGGCACTACCGCTGGATGTACTACGTCTCCGGCCTGGCGGCAGCGATGCGGGGCATAACGGCCTTAAAAGCATCCAGGAATCCCTGGGCACCAATCAATATCCGCGCCTGCGCTTTGGTATCGGTAATAATTTCCCCAAAGGCCGGCAGGTAGAATTTGTGCTGGGCAAATGGAAAAATACCGAAGTGCCTGTTGTACAGGAAAAGATCGATAAATGCACGGAAATTATTGAGAGCTTCGCCAGTATCGGTCTGTCACGCACCATGAATGACTGTAATAAACTTACTTTCCCTTCTGTAAAGTAA
- a CDS encoding 2-C-methyl-D-erythritol 4-phosphate cytidylyltransferase: protein MESRKKIAIIVAGGSGTRMQNAVPKQFLELAGKPVLYHSMAAFAGAYPDMQIVLVLPEAHFGYADNLLQAFDSIPAVTIVKGGETRFHSVKNGLQQVTGNAVVFVHDGVRPLVSTSLIHTCYEATLSHGSAIPVIDMKDSIREITGNANAAVDRDRFKIIQTPQTFLSELILPAFDLPYDPLFTDEATVVERLGHTVHLVAGEEANIKITKPLDLVVAASLLKISK, encoded by the coding sequence ATGGAATCACGAAAGAAAATAGCCATCATCGTAGCCGGCGGCTCCGGTACCCGGATGCAGAACGCCGTACCCAAACAGTTTCTCGAACTGGCGGGTAAACCGGTATTGTATCACAGTATGGCCGCATTTGCCGGCGCTTACCCCGATATGCAGATAGTGCTGGTATTACCGGAGGCACATTTCGGCTATGCCGATAACCTTTTACAGGCTTTTGATTCTATCCCGGCTGTTACTATAGTAAAAGGCGGCGAAACCCGCTTTCATTCCGTAAAGAATGGTTTGCAACAGGTAACCGGTAATGCAGTTGTGTTTGTACATGACGGCGTACGGCCACTTGTATCAACTTCGTTGATCCATACCTGTTATGAGGCCACTTTGAGCCATGGTAGTGCTATTCCGGTGATTGATATGAAAGATAGTATCCGGGAGATAACGGGAAACGCCAATGCTGCTGTTGACCGGGACCGGTTTAAAATCATACAAACGCCACAAACCTTTCTCTCCGAGCTGATCTTACCCGCTTTTGATCTGCCATACGATCCTTTATTTACAGATGAAGCCACGGTAGTGGAACGCCTGGGCCACACTGTACACCTGGTGGCAGGAGAAGAAGCAAATATAAAAATTACCAAACCACTGGATCTTGTGGTAGCAGCATCACTGTTGAAAATATCAAAATGA